A genomic region of Marinobacter sp. NP-4(2019) contains the following coding sequences:
- a CDS encoding MlaD family protein → MEPKAHHVIIGLFTVVTAAAALVFALWLGKTATDREWAWYEIGFDHPVSGLSKGNPVQYSGVEVGEVMDLTLDPDNPSHVRVLIRVDDNVKIRENTRVGLVLANITGSMSVRFRGGTSDSPIIEGSRNDPPLIMAEPSVFTSLLDNGEALLSKAERLLTNANALFSPENSENLTTILRNTRTATDGLMARRDELEDLMERMNDASVRAAEASERVTAFADNADNLLQNEGKQTLAALNSAIASIQTTATRIEQLTANNEGALDEGLQGLGELSPALRELRSTLRNLNHFTRRLEDDPTSTIWSRETIQEIPQ, encoded by the coding sequence ATGGAACCCAAAGCTCACCATGTGATTATCGGACTGTTTACCGTGGTGACCGCCGCCGCGGCCCTGGTGTTTGCGCTCTGGCTGGGTAAGACAGCAACCGACCGGGAGTGGGCCTGGTATGAGATCGGATTTGATCACCCCGTCAGCGGTCTATCCAAGGGCAACCCGGTGCAATACAGTGGCGTGGAGGTCGGTGAAGTCATGGATCTGACCCTGGATCCCGACAACCCCAGTCACGTCCGGGTTCTGATCCGTGTTGACGACAACGTCAAGATACGTGAAAACACGCGGGTCGGCCTCGTGCTTGCCAATATTACCGGCAGCATGAGCGTGCGCTTCCGGGGCGGCACCAGTGACAGCCCTATCATTGAAGGCAGCCGCAACGACCCGCCACTGATCATGGCCGAACCATCGGTATTCACCTCACTGCTGGATAATGGCGAAGCACTGCTGAGCAAGGCCGAACGTTTGCTGACAAACGCCAATGCGCTGTTTTCTCCGGAAAACAGTGAGAACCTGACCACCATCCTGCGTAATACACGGACAGCCACCGATGGACTTATGGCCCGAAGGGACGAACTTGAAGATCTGATGGAGCGCATGAATGACGCCAGCGTGCGCGCGGCTGAGGCATCAGAACGGGTCACCGCGTTTGCCGATAATGCCGACAATCTGCTGCAGAATGAAGGCAAACAGACCCTGGCGGCGCTCAACAGTGCCATTGCCTCAATCCAGACCACGGCGACCCGAATTGAGCAGCTGACAGCCAATAACGAGGGCGCGCTGGATGAAGGCCTCCAGGGACTGGGCGAACTGTCCCCCGCACTTCGGGAACTGCGCAGTACGCTCAGGAACCTCAATCACTTCACCCGCCGTCTTGAGGACGACCCCACCAGCACGATCTGGAGCCGGGAAACCATTCAGGAGATACCGCAATGA
- a CDS encoding ABC transporter ATP-binding protein, translated as MEEERILVEVRGLGNRFGAHVVHDGLDLDIRRGEILGVVGGSGTGKSVLLRSIVGLHHPSSGDIRVFGQNLWALPERERSRTEQRFGILFQGGALFTSLNLRENIAVPLMEHAGLTRPMAEHLAQMKLALTGLPPEAALKYPAELSGGMVKRAALARALALDPEILFLDEPTAGLDPIGAAAFDRLIKTLRDALGLTVFMVTHDLDTLYSTCDRVAVLSQKKVLVADSLEVVETTDDAWVRDYFHGPRGRAAAYSATGGIQEQ; from the coding sequence ATGGAAGAGGAACGCATTCTGGTAGAAGTCAGAGGCTTGGGAAACCGGTTCGGCGCCCATGTCGTGCACGATGGCCTGGACCTGGATATCCGGCGCGGTGAGATTCTCGGTGTCGTTGGCGGGTCGGGCACTGGAAAATCCGTGCTGCTACGGAGCATTGTTGGCTTGCACCATCCCTCTTCGGGTGACATTCGGGTATTTGGTCAAAACCTATGGGCGTTGCCGGAGCGGGAGCGTTCCCGGACAGAACAGCGTTTTGGCATTCTGTTTCAGGGAGGCGCCCTGTTCACATCCCTGAACCTCAGGGAAAACATTGCCGTGCCCCTGATGGAGCACGCAGGCCTGACACGTCCCATGGCGGAACACCTGGCCCAGATGAAGCTGGCCCTGACGGGACTGCCACCCGAGGCCGCGCTTAAGTACCCGGCGGAACTGTCCGGCGGCATGGTCAAGCGTGCCGCCCTGGCGCGGGCCCTCGCCCTGGACCCGGAAATACTTTTCCTGGACGAGCCGACAGCCGGCCTGGACCCCATCGGTGCGGCGGCTTTTGACCGGTTGATCAAAACCTTGCGGGATGCGCTGGGACTGACGGTCTTCATGGTGACCCACGATCTGGATACGCTGTACAGCACCTGCGACCGGGTTGCGGTTTTGTCACAGAAAAAAGTACTGGTAGCCGATAGCCTTGAGGTGGTTGAAACGACCGATGATGCGTGGGTACGGGACTATTTTCACGGCCCCCGCGGTCGCGCAGCCGCTTACTCGGCAACAGGCGGGATTCAGGAGCAGTAA
- a CDS encoding ABC-type transport auxiliary lipoprotein family protein — protein MTARLIVIMTAIVMIGMTTGCTVFPDHEPPRVMDIPATGLSAQDSAPPLDKTLRVDTPQATEPFDSSRILTKPAPHEYQIYGGVRWRDTAPVLLREMMIASIRQDGRFQGVVNETSPTGSDVTLISDLYGFHSESGSNGVQVLVSLYAQLMDNRSRTTLCTRNFRITTDASGADIDQVVKAFGRGSEELSQQLLGWLSECLGD, from the coding sequence ATGACAGCCCGTCTGATCGTCATAATGACCGCCATTGTAATGATTGGCATGACAACAGGGTGCACGGTCTTCCCTGATCACGAACCACCCCGGGTGATGGACATTCCGGCAACGGGACTGTCAGCACAAGACAGTGCACCGCCTCTGGATAAAACCCTGCGGGTCGACACACCCCAGGCCACAGAACCCTTCGACAGCTCGCGGATACTGACAAAGCCCGCGCCCCACGAATACCAGATTTATGGCGGCGTCCGCTGGCGCGATACCGCTCCGGTTCTTTTGCGTGAAATGATGATCGCTTCGATACGGCAGGACGGGCGCTTCCAGGGGGTGGTCAACGAAACCAGCCCCACCGGCAGCGACGTCACGCTCATCAGTGATCTTTATGGTTTTCACAGCGAATCCGGAAGCAACGGTGTTCAGGTGCTTGTTTCCCTGTATGCCCAACTCATGGACAACCGTTCGCGGACTACCCTTTGTACAAGAAATTTCAGGATAACGACCGACGCCAGCGGTGCAGATATCGATCAGGTGGTTAAGGCCTTTGGCCGTGGTAGCGAGGAACTGAGCCAGCAGTTACTTGGCTGGCTCAGCGAATGCCTGGGAGATTAG
- a CDS encoding MlaE family ABC transporter permease, with product MTSTSPSSSSAGTTSTPSVCGEILANGSQLTIQGDWILDHYSELQARVSRILGTLSSSTLQGDISSLGRVDTAGAALLAELLGAQALADLADTASGLTRERRALLHAVATAMGNRGEPQPPSYSPVKVFLAATGQRVEELYDLLRLLVAFIGETLAVLAYNLPRPRRWRVTSFVASVQDTGLNALPIVALLTFLVGAVVAFLGATVLEAFGATIYTVNLVAFSFLREFGVLLAAILLAGRTASSFTAHIGAMKVNEELDAIRTLGLSPVELLVLPRVLAMMISLPLLTFVGMISGIAGGAAVCALVLDISPTQFLAIVEQDIALRHFLVGLSKAPVFAFLIAVIGCLEGFKVNGSAQSVGEHTTSSVVQSIFMVILLDSIAALFFMEMGW from the coding sequence ATGACGTCAACATCTCCGTCGTCCAGTTCCGCCGGAACAACGTCCACGCCAAGCGTGTGTGGTGAAATTCTGGCAAACGGCAGCCAATTGACGATCCAGGGGGATTGGATACTCGATCATTACTCTGAGTTGCAGGCCAGGGTGAGCCGGATTCTGGGCACCCTTTCCTCCAGTACCCTGCAAGGTGACATATCCAGTCTGGGCCGTGTCGATACCGCTGGCGCAGCCCTGTTGGCGGAACTACTGGGGGCGCAGGCCCTGGCGGATCTGGCGGACACCGCCTCCGGGCTCACCAGGGAAAGGCGCGCCCTGCTCCATGCGGTGGCTACGGCCATGGGTAACCGGGGTGAGCCACAGCCACCCTCGTATAGCCCGGTGAAGGTGTTCCTGGCCGCTACCGGACAACGGGTAGAGGAACTGTACGACCTGCTCCGGCTTCTTGTCGCCTTCATCGGTGAAACCCTCGCCGTACTGGCCTACAACCTGCCGCGGCCTCGTCGCTGGCGGGTAACGTCCTTCGTCGCCTCGGTTCAGGATACCGGCCTCAACGCCCTGCCCATTGTGGCACTACTGACGTTCCTGGTGGGTGCGGTCGTGGCGTTTCTCGGTGCCACTGTGCTGGAAGCTTTCGGCGCCACCATCTACACCGTCAATCTGGTGGCCTTTTCCTTTCTGCGGGAATTCGGGGTGTTGCTGGCCGCAATCCTGCTGGCTGGCCGTACGGCAAGCTCCTTTACCGCCCACATTGGCGCCATGAAGGTTAACGAAGAGCTGGATGCCATTCGCACCCTTGGCCTCAGCCCAGTGGAGCTGCTGGTGCTCCCAAGGGTGTTGGCGATGATGATCAGCCTGCCTCTGCTGACCTTCGTCGGGATGATCTCCGGAATAGCGGGCGGTGCGGCGGTGTGCGCCCTGGTGCTGGATATTTCTCCCACCCAGTTCCTCGCCATTGTTGAGCAGGATATTGCCCTCAGGCACTTCCTGGTGGGACTCAGCAAGGCGCCAGTTTTTGCCTTCCTGATTGCCGTCATCGGCTGCCTCGAAGGATTCAAAGTTAACGGCAGTGCTCAATCCGTAGGCGAACACACCACTTCCAGCGTGGTGCAATCGATCTTCATGGTGATCCTGCTGGATTCGATCGCTGCGCTATTCTTCATGGAGATGGGCTGGTAA